From Actinosynnema mirum DSM 43827, a single genomic window includes:
- the dprA gene encoding DNA-processing protein DprA codes for MKAIRVANLNAIRLARAYLSRVAEPPSFALSAFVAEVGPVEAARLVQIGEVPVAVAGETEARRRECRAEEDLRLVAGVGGRLVVPEDDEWPSWPFTALANAARHGLRCGLEPLALWVRGDAPLGALVERAVAVVGSRAASGYGLHVAAEFGAGLARAGVTVVSGAAYGIDGAAHRGALGAGGATIAVLACGVDRAYPAGHAALLGRICAQGLVVSEYPPERAPAKHRFLTRNRIIAALGDGTVVVEAGRRSGAKNTAATTAALGRVLMAVPGPVTSLSSLGCHELLRSGEAVPVASAAEVVESTGRLGADLVEAGRRSDDGEPRGEALRVHEALSPTVELTADAVAVESGVEPAHVRALLPQMELVGLASRGHRGWKRSQPGSGCGDA; via the coding sequence CTGAAAGCGATTCGGGTCGCCAACCTGAACGCGATTCGGCTCGCCCGCGCGTACCTGTCCCGTGTCGCCGAGCCGCCCTCGTTCGCGCTCTCCGCGTTCGTCGCCGAGGTCGGGCCGGTCGAGGCGGCGCGGCTGGTCCAGATCGGGGAGGTTCCGGTGGCCGTCGCCGGTGAGACCGAGGCTCGGCGGCGCGAGTGCCGGGCCGAGGAGGACCTGCGCCTGGTCGCCGGCGTCGGCGGTCGTCTGGTGGTGCCCGAGGACGACGAGTGGCCCTCCTGGCCGTTCACGGCGCTGGCCAACGCCGCGCGGCACGGGTTGCGCTGCGGGCTCGAACCGCTCGCGCTCTGGGTGCGCGGGGACGCCCCGCTCGGCGCGCTGGTCGAGCGGGCGGTCGCGGTGGTGGGGAGTCGGGCGGCCAGCGGGTACGGGTTGCACGTCGCGGCGGAGTTCGGGGCCGGGCTCGCGCGGGCCGGGGTGACCGTGGTGTCCGGGGCCGCCTACGGGATCGACGGGGCCGCGCACCGCGGGGCGCTCGGCGCAGGCGGGGCGACGATCGCGGTGCTCGCCTGCGGCGTCGACCGGGCGTACCCCGCCGGGCACGCGGCCCTGCTGGGGAGGATCTGCGCCCAGGGGCTCGTGGTCAGCGAGTACCCGCCCGAGCGCGCGCCCGCCAAGCACCGGTTCCTGACCCGGAACCGGATCATCGCCGCCCTCGGCGACGGCACGGTCGTGGTCGAGGCCGGGAGGCGCAGCGGGGCGAAGAACACCGCGGCCACGACCGCCGCGCTCGGCCGGGTGCTGATGGCCGTGCCGGGGCCGGTCACCTCGCTCAGCTCGCTCGGGTGCCACGAGCTGCTGCGGTCGGGCGAGGCCGTGCCGGTCGCCAGCGCGGCGGAGGTGGTCGAGTCCACGGGGCGGCTCGGGGCCGACCTGGTCGAGGCCGGCCGCCGGTCCGACGACGGCGAGCCGAGGGGCGAGGCGCTGCGGGTGCACGAGGCGCTCAGCCCCACCGTCGAGCTGACGGCCGACGCGGTCGCCGTCGAGTCGGGGGTCGAACCGGCGCACGTGCGGGCGCTGCTGCCGCAGATGGAGCTGGTGGGGCTCGCGAGTCGGGGCCACCGGGGCTGGAAGCGCTCCCAGCCGGGAAGCGGGTGTGGCGATGCTTGA
- a CDS encoding ribonuclease HII, with the protein MIRKPVRAQVRSTSGTWAFQAALDRRGLGPVAGVDEAGRGACAGPLVVAAAVLRTGDAARFAGLTDSKLLTAAARDRMHDLVLERALDHAVVVVPADEVDAIGVHVANVEGMRRAVARLGTHPGYVLTDGFPVPGLTAPNAPLVKGDRVAACVAAASVLAKVTRDRIMAELHEELPVYGFDVHKGYGTAAHTAALLEHGPSGQHRWSYANVAAAAARLGLEPPPHRVARGVPTAGVVQNGGPPQTGGGRPATRRGADR; encoded by the coding sequence GTGATCCGCAAGCCAGTGCGCGCCCAGGTCCGGTCGACCTCGGGCACCTGGGCGTTCCAGGCCGCGCTCGACCGGCGCGGGCTCGGCCCCGTCGCCGGGGTCGACGAGGCCGGTCGGGGCGCGTGCGCGGGGCCGCTCGTGGTGGCGGCTGCCGTGCTGCGGACCGGGGACGCGGCCAGGTTCGCCGGGCTGACCGACTCGAAGCTGCTGACCGCCGCCGCGCGCGACCGGATGCACGACCTGGTGCTGGAGCGGGCGCTGGACCACGCGGTGGTCGTGGTGCCCGCCGACGAGGTCGACGCGATCGGCGTGCACGTGGCGAACGTCGAGGGGATGCGCCGGGCGGTGGCCCGGCTGGGCACGCACCCCGGCTACGTGCTGACCGACGGGTTCCCGGTGCCGGGGCTGACCGCGCCGAACGCGCCGCTGGTCAAGGGCGACCGGGTGGCCGCCTGCGTGGCCGCGGCGTCCGTGCTGGCGAAGGTCACCAGGGACCGGATCATGGCCGAGCTGCACGAGGAGCTGCCGGTCTACGGCTTCGACGTGCACAAGGGGTACGGCACCGCGGCGCACACCGCGGCGCTGCTGGAACACGGGCCGAGTGGGCAGCACCGCTGGTCGTATGCGAACGTGGCGGCTGCGGCGGCCAGGCTCGGCCTGGAACCACCACCGCACCGGGTGGCGCGCGGCGTCCCCACCGCAGGCGTGGTCCAGAATGGAGGACCCCCGCAGACCGGCGGTGGCAGGCCCGCGACGAGGAGGGGCGCGGATCGATGA
- a CDS encoding YifB family Mg chelatase-like AAA ATPase gives MALARAWSVALRGVEGVPVEIEADVGAGSVGTQLLGLPDAALHESKDRVRAAVRNSGQQWPAHRVTLGLSPASMPKGGTGYDVALACAVLAAAQVVPPERLEGVALLGELALDGRVRPVRGVLPALVAARSAGLRRAVVPLSALPEASLVTDLDCLGAASLRDVVTWLSGDDAALVPPGPPTWSDAAQGPDLADVVGQPEARWALEVAAAGGHHLLLTGPPGTGKTMLARRLVTLLPPLSVEEALSVTAVHSVAGLLTEETPLVTTPPFVAPHHSTSISALVGGGSGLAKPGAVSRAHRGVLFLDEACEFGAAKLDSLRTALEEGEVRVARSDGVVRYPAGFQLVLATNPCPCAPARDLDCTCPSAVRRRYQSKLSGPLLDRVDLRVPMRPLTEATIAAHPTPPESTAVVRSRVTEARARAIHRWSEHGWQSNAQVPGPILRRDHPLPETTTHALQLALSRGALTGRGADRCLRVAWTLADLDGAPEPTRAHVATALEFRERTQPW, from the coding sequence ATGGCGCTGGCGAGGGCGTGGTCGGTGGCGCTGCGCGGTGTGGAGGGCGTGCCCGTCGAGATCGAGGCCGACGTGGGCGCGGGGTCGGTCGGCACCCAGCTGCTCGGCCTGCCCGACGCGGCGCTGCACGAGTCCAAGGACCGGGTGCGCGCGGCCGTGCGCAACAGCGGCCAGCAGTGGCCCGCGCACCGCGTCACCCTGGGCCTGTCCCCGGCCTCGATGCCGAAGGGCGGCACCGGTTACGACGTGGCGCTGGCGTGCGCCGTGCTGGCGGCGGCGCAGGTGGTCCCGCCTGAGCGGTTGGAGGGAGTGGCCCTGCTGGGCGAGCTGGCCCTGGACGGCAGGGTCCGCCCGGTGCGGGGCGTGCTGCCCGCCCTGGTGGCGGCGCGCTCGGCGGGTCTGAGGCGAGCCGTGGTCCCCCTGTCCGCGCTCCCCGAGGCCTCCCTGGTGACCGACCTGGACTGCCTGGGCGCGGCCTCCCTGCGCGACGTGGTCACCTGGCTGTCCGGCGACGACGCGGCGCTGGTCCCCCCAGGCCCGCCCACCTGGTCCGACGCCGCGCAGGGCCCGGACCTGGCCGACGTGGTGGGCCAACCGGAGGCGAGGTGGGCCCTGGAGGTGGCTGCGGCAGGCGGCCACCACCTGCTCCTGACCGGCCCGCCGGGCACCGGGAAGACCATGCTGGCCAGACGTCTGGTGACCCTGCTGCCGCCGCTGTCGGTGGAGGAGGCGCTGAGCGTCACGGCGGTCCACTCCGTGGCGGGCCTGCTCACCGAGGAGACCCCGCTGGTGACCACCCCGCCCTTCGTGGCCCCGCACCACTCCACGTCCATCTCGGCCCTGGTGGGCGGGGGCTCCGGCCTGGCAAAACCGGGTGCGGTCAGCCGGGCCCACCGGGGCGTGCTGTTCCTGGACGAGGCGTGCGAGTTCGGCGCCGCCAAGCTCGACTCCCTGCGCACCGCCCTGGAGGAGGGCGAGGTCCGCGTGGCGAGGAGCGACGGCGTGGTCCGCTACCCGGCCGGCTTCCAGCTCGTCCTGGCGACGAACCCCTGCCCCTGCGCGCCCGCGAGGGACCTCGACTGCACCTGCCCGTCCGCGGTGCGCCGCAGGTACCAGTCCAAGCTCTCAGGCCCACTCCTGGACCGGGTGGACCTGCGCGTCCCCATGCGTCCCCTGACCGAGGCCACGATCGCCGCCCACCCCACCCCACCGGAGTCGACGGCGGTGGTCCGCTCGAGGGTGACGGAGGCAAGGGCAAGGGCCATCCACCGCTGGTCGGAACACGGCTGGCAGTCGAACGCCCAAGTCCCCGGCCCAATCCTCAGACGCGACCACCCCCTACCCGAAACGACGACCCACGCCCTCCAACTAGCTCTGTCGAGAGGCGCCCTGACGGGCAGAGGCGCAGACCGCTGCCTACGGGTGGCCTGGACCCTCGCCGACCTGGACGGCGCCCCCGAACCAACAAGAGCCCACGTGGCAACAGCCCTGGAATTCCGAGAACGCACCCAACCCTGGTGA
- a CDS encoding tyrosine recombinase XerC: protein MSPPPHRRPRRVDLVRLRRELPSDVATALDAYERHLSLERGLSPHTVRAYLGDAVALLVHLAAGTPGDATVESVDLLGLRSWLAAQHAEGASRTTMARRAASARALTAWAARTGLLAEDPGPRLNAPRPHRTLPVVVRPDQAGAALEAAAAGADQHDPVALRDRAVVELLYASGVRVAELCGLDLDDVDYSQRVIRVLGKGSRERTVPFGVPAERAVRQWADLGRSALVTERSHRALFLGARGGRLDPRTARRVVHDVMGAVPGSADVGPHGLRHSAATHLLEGGADLRTVQELLGHATLATTQLYTHVTVERLKAIHDRTHPRS, encoded by the coding sequence GTGTCCCCGCCTCCGCACCGCCGTCCGCGCCGCGTCGACCTCGTCCGGCTCCGCCGCGAACTGCCGTCCGACGTCGCCACCGCGCTCGACGCCTACGAGCGCCACCTGTCGCTGGAGCGCGGCCTGTCCCCGCACACCGTCCGCGCCTACCTCGGCGACGCGGTCGCGCTGCTCGTCCACCTCGCCGCCGGGACGCCGGGGGACGCGACGGTCGAGTCGGTGGACCTGCTCGGCCTGCGCTCGTGGCTCGCCGCGCAGCACGCCGAGGGGGCGAGCCGGACGACCATGGCGAGGCGCGCCGCGTCGGCCAGGGCGCTCACCGCGTGGGCCGCCCGCACGGGCCTGCTGGCGGAGGACCCCGGTCCCCGGCTGAACGCCCCGCGCCCCCACCGGACCCTGCCGGTGGTGGTCCGCCCGGACCAGGCAGGGGCGGCGCTGGAGGCCGCCGCGGCGGGCGCGGACCAGCACGATCCGGTTGCGCTCCGTGACCGGGCCGTGGTGGAGTTGCTGTACGCGTCGGGGGTCCGGGTAGCGGAGTTGTGCGGGCTCGACCTCGACGACGTGGACTACTCCCAAAGGGTGATTCGAGTTCTGGGCAAAGGCAGTCGCGAACGCACTGTTCCCTTCGGCGTCCCGGCCGAACGGGCAGTTCGTCAATGGGCGGACCTGGGAAGATCCGCCCTGGTCACGGAGCGTTCGCATCGAGCCCTGTTCCTCGGCGCCCGAGGCGGGAGGCTCGACCCGCGTACCGCCAGGAGGGTCGTCCACGATGTCATGGGTGCGGTCCCCGGCTCGGCTGACGTCGGCCCGCACGGCCTGCGCCACTCCGCGGCCACGCACCTGCTGGAAGGGGGAGCCGATCTGCGCACCGTCCAAGAGCTCCTTGGTCACGCTACGCTCGCAACGACTCAGCTCTACACACACGTCACCGTCGAACGGCTGAAGGCAATCCATGATCGAACCCACCCCCGCTCCTGA
- a CDS encoding YraN family protein: protein MTASHVLGRLGESVACRYLERQGLVVLARNWRCASGELDVVATDGVRLVVCEVKCRSGSGRGDPLEAATPEQLDRVRRTAYRWRREHRLSGVGVRVDLVGLEWPPGGPVRLRHVRGV, encoded by the coding sequence GTGACCGCGTCCCACGTGCTCGGCAGGCTCGGCGAGAGCGTCGCGTGCCGCTACCTGGAGCGCCAGGGCCTGGTGGTGCTGGCCCGGAACTGGCGCTGCGCCTCGGGTGAGTTGGACGTGGTCGCCACGGACGGCGTGCGGCTCGTGGTGTGCGAGGTGAAGTGCCGCTCGGGTTCCGGCCGGGGCGATCCCCTGGAGGCGGCGACGCCCGAGCAGCTCGACCGGGTGCGCAGGACCGCGTACCGGTGGCGTCGCGAGCACCGGCTGTCCGGGGTGGGGGTGCGCGTCGACCTGGTGGGCCTGGAGTGGCCCCCAGGAGGCCCGGTGCGGCTGCGGCACGTCAGGGGCGTGTGA
- a CDS encoding FliA/WhiG family RNA polymerase sigma factor, which translates to MGRPAHAAAESRTADDVEAGIIALWHTYGQSREQGLRDRLVLHYAPLVKYVAGRVGTGLPAHVDVADLIQSGIFGLVDAIEKFEPERGLKFETYAMQRIRGAILDDLRSQDWVPRSVRSRARDVERALERLGGRLQRTPTDRELAAELKIGLGELRELYAQFQLTSVVALDELIAAGRAAGSAGSSLAESLPDEGAEDPVASLVDQDSRRQLADAIAQLAERDRVVVTLYYFENLTLAEIGKVLGVTESRVCQLHTRAVLRLRTKINEQLET; encoded by the coding sequence GTGGGGCGGCCTGCTCATGCCGCTGCCGAGTCCCGGACCGCTGATGACGTCGAAGCCGGGATCATCGCGCTGTGGCACACCTACGGGCAGTCGCGCGAGCAGGGGCTGCGGGATCGGTTGGTGCTGCACTACGCGCCGCTGGTCAAGTACGTCGCCGGGCGGGTCGGGACCGGGTTGCCCGCGCACGTCGACGTCGCCGACCTGATCCAGTCCGGGATCTTCGGGCTGGTCGACGCCATAGAGAAGTTCGAGCCCGAGCGCGGCCTGAAGTTCGAGACCTACGCCATGCAGCGCATCCGTGGCGCGATCCTGGACGACCTCAGATCGCAGGACTGGGTTCCCCGTTCCGTTCGCAGCAGGGCTCGGGACGTCGAGCGGGCGCTCGAGCGGCTCGGTGGGCGGTTGCAGCGGACGCCCACCGACCGGGAGCTGGCCGCTGAGCTGAAGATCGGGCTCGGGGAGCTGCGGGAGCTGTACGCGCAGTTCCAGCTCACCAGCGTCGTCGCGCTGGACGAGCTGATCGCCGCAGGCCGGGCCGCCGGGAGCGCGGGGTCCTCGCTGGCGGAGTCGTTGCCCGACGAAGGCGCCGAGGACCCGGTCGCCTCGCTGGTCGACCAGGACAGCCGTCGGCAGCTCGCCGACGCCATCGCGCAGCTGGCCGAGCGGGACCGGGTCGTGGTCACGCTGTACTACTTCGAGAACCTGACGCTGGCCGAGATCGGCAAGGTCCTCGGGGTCACCGAGTCCCGTGTCTGCCAACTGCACACCAGAGCCGTCCTCCGGCTCCGCACCAAGATCAACGAGCAGCTCGAAACCTGA
- a CDS encoding M23 family metallopeptidase produces the protein MPLTTITALLLLLPGLALPHPPPPALSLPALSLPALSLPALSLPALSLPALSLPASPPALSLPALSPPALSPPPGPPPSEPSPPSPPPSPSPSPGTVPSASSPKRERHIWPLSPIPQVVRPFHPPPTPYASGHRGVDLSAPPGAKVMASAKGTVVHAAQVATRPLISLHHEDGTRTTYEPVVPAVRKGDRVTAGTQLGTLLPAHPGCPTPACLHWAAFRPTNSPSRAYANPLSLLRPPRPRLLPSHHSPHSPSPTPPRSNVVFPRPAPFATRTPTHRISHTRPLQPAHTPNRTDYGLPQQQTGVFQDTPHSSPGFHPHRNAPQPIPHPGHD, from the coding sequence ATGCCCCTCACCACCATCACCGCCCTGCTCCTGCTCCTCCCCGGCCTGGCGCTCCCGCACCCACCACCGCCCGCACTGTCGCTGCCCGCACTCTCACTGCCCGCACTCTCACTGCCCGCACTCTCACTGCCCGCACTCTCACTGCCCGCGCTCTCACTGCCCGCATCGCCGCCAGCACTCTCACTGCCCGCACTGTCGCCGCCCGCGCTCTCACCGCCGCCAGGGCCGCCCCCATCGGAGCCGTCGCCGCCGTCGCCGCCGCCGTCGCCGTCGCCGTCGCCGGGGACAGTGCCGTCCGCGTCATCCCCCAAGCGCGAACGCCACATCTGGCCCCTCTCCCCCATCCCCCAGGTGGTCCGCCCGTTCCACCCGCCCCCGACCCCGTACGCCAGCGGCCACCGGGGCGTCGACCTGTCCGCACCGCCCGGCGCGAAGGTCATGGCGTCCGCCAAGGGCACCGTCGTCCACGCCGCCCAGGTGGCCACCCGCCCGCTGATCTCCCTCCACCACGAGGACGGCACCAGGACCACCTACGAACCGGTCGTCCCTGCGGTCCGCAAGGGCGACCGCGTCACCGCAGGAACCCAACTGGGCACCCTGCTCCCCGCCCACCCCGGCTGCCCGACCCCGGCCTGCCTCCACTGGGCGGCGTTCCGCCCGACCAACTCCCCTTCCCGCGCCTACGCGAACCCCCTGTCCCTACTCCGCCCACCACGCCCCCGCCTGCTCCCGTCCCACCACTCCCCTCACTCCCCGTCACCCACCCCACCAAGATCGAATGTCGTTTTCCCGCGACCCGCCCCTTTTGCCACCCGCACACCCACCCACCGCATTTCGCACACGCGCCCGTTGCAACCAGCCCACACCCCCAACCGAACTGACTACGGACTCCCGCAACAACAGACCGGCGTATTCCAAGACACCCCACATTCCAGCCCTGGTTTCCACCCCCACCGGAACGCCCCACAACCAATTCCGCACCCAGGGCATGACTGA
- a CDS encoding DUF2469 domain-containing protein: protein MSAEDLEKYETEMELSLYKEYRDIVNQFSFVVETERRFYLANTVDVQVRNADGEVYFEVRMSDAWVWDMYRPARFVKNVRVITFKDVNVEELDKPELRLPDSGPFNT, encoded by the coding sequence ATGAGTGCAGAGGATCTCGAGAAGTACGAGACCGAGATGGAGCTGTCGCTGTACAAGGAGTACCGCGACATCGTCAACCAGTTCTCGTTCGTCGTGGAGACCGAGCGGCGGTTCTACCTGGCCAACACGGTGGACGTGCAGGTCCGCAACGCGGACGGCGAGGTCTACTTCGAGGTGCGGATGTCCGACGCCTGGGTCTGGGACATGTACCGGCCCGCCCGGTTCGTCAAGAACGTTCGGGTGATCACGTTCAAGGACGTGAACGTGGAGGAGTTGGACAAGCCGGAGCTGAGGCTGCCGGACAGCGGGCCGTTCAACACCTGA